Proteins from a genomic interval of Geodermatophilus obscurus DSM 43160:
- a CDS encoding RNA polymerase sigma factor — MPADQPAPAKAPARKRTAKSAAKPTAAKGARKPAITPSPGGGEGAVLTAVASETSTVAVVDAGGEGLKLDETVVATPDGVAEAPTDSEVAAAPEEAAEGGDFEWDDEEESEALRQARKDAELTASADSVRAYLKQIGKVALLNAEEEVDLAKRIEAGLYGAERLRQAEEEGQKLSPQMRRDLNWIVRDGERAKNHLLEANLRLVVSLAKRYTGRGMAFLDLIQEGNLGLIRAVEKFDYTKGYKFSTYATWWIRQAITRAMADQARTIRIPVHMVEVINKLGRIQRELLQDLGREPTPEELAKEMDITPDKVLEIQQYAREPISLDQTIGDEGDSQLGDFIEDSEAVVAVDAVSFTLMQDQLTSVLQTLSEREAGVVRLRFGLTDGQPRTLDEIGQVYGVTRERIRQIESKTMSKLRHPSRSQVLRDYLD, encoded by the coding sequence GTGCCCGCCGACCAGCCAGCACCGGCCAAGGCCCCCGCTCGCAAGCGGACGGCCAAGAGCGCGGCGAAGCCCACCGCCGCCAAGGGCGCCCGCAAGCCCGCCATCACGCCGTCACCGGGCGGCGGCGAGGGGGCCGTGCTCACCGCCGTGGCCTCCGAGACCTCCACGGTCGCAGTGGTCGACGCCGGCGGCGAGGGCCTGAAGCTCGACGAGACGGTCGTCGCCACCCCTGACGGGGTCGCCGAGGCCCCGACCGACTCCGAAGTGGCCGCCGCACCCGAGGAGGCCGCCGAGGGCGGCGACTTCGAGTGGGACGACGAGGAGGAGTCCGAGGCCCTCCGTCAGGCCCGCAAGGACGCCGAGCTCACCGCCTCGGCCGACTCGGTCCGCGCCTACCTCAAGCAGATCGGCAAGGTCGCGCTGCTCAACGCGGAGGAGGAGGTCGACCTCGCCAAGCGCATCGAGGCCGGCCTCTACGGCGCCGAGCGGCTGCGCCAGGCCGAGGAGGAGGGCCAGAAGCTCTCCCCGCAGATGCGCCGCGACCTCAACTGGATCGTCCGCGACGGCGAGCGCGCCAAGAACCACCTGCTGGAGGCTAACCTCCGCCTCGTGGTCTCCCTCGCCAAGCGCTACACCGGCCGCGGCATGGCGTTCCTGGACCTCATCCAGGAGGGCAACCTCGGCCTGATCCGCGCGGTCGAGAAGTTCGACTACACCAAGGGCTACAAGTTCTCCACGTACGCCACCTGGTGGATCCGGCAGGCGATCACCCGCGCCATGGCCGACCAGGCCCGCACCATCCGCATCCCCGTGCACATGGTCGAGGTCATCAACAAGCTCGGCCGCATCCAGCGCGAGCTGCTCCAGGACCTCGGGCGCGAGCCCACCCCGGAGGAGCTCGCCAAGGAGATGGACATCACCCCGGACAAGGTGCTGGAGATCCAGCAGTACGCCCGGGAGCCGATCAGCCTCGACCAGACCATCGGTGACGAGGGCGACAGCCAGCTCGGCGACTTCATCGAGGACTCCGAGGCGGTCGTCGCCGTCGACGCGGTGAGCTTCACGCTCATGCAGGACCAGCTGACCAGCGTCCTGCAGACGCTGTCGGAGCGGGAGGCCGGCGTCGTCCGGCTGCGCTTCGGGCTCACCGACGGCCAGCCGCGCACGCTCGACGAGATCGGCCAGGTCTACGGGGTGACCCGCGAGCGGATCCGGCAGATCGAGAGCAAGACGATGTCGAAGCTGCGCCACCCGAGCCGCTCCCAGGTGCTGCGCGACTACTTGGACTGA
- the ppgK gene encoding polyphosphate--glucose phosphotransferase, translating into MLGFGVDIGGSGIKGCLVDLDKGELQGERLRIETPQPSLPDPVYDVVGRIVEHFGWEGRIGVTFPGVLKSGVVHTAANVDKSWLGTHLAEGLASRIPGTVQTLNDADAAGFAEMRYGAGRDKRGVVLMLTFGTGIGSALFTDGVLVPNTEFGHIQVDGHDGEGKASAAAKDREDLSYPQWAKRVDRYLDVLEAAVWPDLIIVGGGVSKKAHKWVPLLSTRTPVVPAELLNDAGIVGAALAAEERIGQ; encoded by the coding sequence GTGCTCGGGTTCGGCGTGGACATCGGTGGCAGCGGCATCAAGGGGTGCCTGGTCGACCTCGACAAGGGGGAACTGCAGGGGGAACGGCTGCGCATCGAGACGCCGCAGCCCTCGCTGCCCGATCCCGTGTACGACGTCGTGGGGCGGATCGTCGAGCACTTCGGGTGGGAGGGCCGCATCGGCGTCACCTTCCCCGGGGTGCTTAAGAGCGGGGTGGTGCACACCGCCGCCAACGTCGACAAGAGCTGGCTGGGCACCCACCTGGCCGAGGGGCTGGCCTCCCGGATCCCCGGCACCGTGCAGACGCTCAACGACGCCGACGCCGCTGGGTTCGCCGAGATGCGCTACGGCGCGGGCCGGGACAAGCGCGGCGTCGTCCTGATGCTCACCTTCGGCACCGGCATCGGCAGCGCCCTGTTCACCGACGGCGTCCTGGTGCCCAACACCGAGTTCGGGCACATCCAGGTCGACGGACACGACGGCGAGGGGAAGGCGTCGGCCGCTGCGAAGGACCGCGAGGACCTCAGCTACCCGCAGTGGGCCAAACGGGTGGACCGCTACCTCGACGTCCTCGAGGCGGCCGTCTGGCCCGACCTGATCATCGTCGGCGGCGGGGTGAGCAAGAAGGCACACAAGTGGGTGCCGCTGCTGTCGACCCGCACCCCCGTCGTCCCGGCGGAGCTGCTCAACGACGCCGGCATCGTCGGCGCGGCGCTGGCGGCCGAGGAGCGCATCGGTCAGTGA
- a CDS encoding inositol monophosphatase family protein, with product MTTAPEPAALLDLAVSTAREAADLVARGRASAGEQVDVKSSPVDMVTAVDRACEELVTSRLLGARPEDGLLGEEGGERTGTSRVRWVVDPIDGTTNFVYGLPAYAVSIAAEVDGQVVAGVVLNAATGELFSATAGGGAHLTVPGAGPVRLTGSRPASLDRALIATGFGYRAEQRRAQAAVVAGLLPEVRDIRRHGSAALDLCTVAAGRVDAYYEMHLNRWDFAAGALVAAEAGVVVTGLVGQPFAEPLGIAVAPSVADEFLALLTRLHRVAT from the coding sequence ATGACCACCGCGCCGGAGCCCGCCGCCCTGCTCGACCTCGCCGTCTCGACCGCGCGGGAGGCCGCCGACCTGGTCGCACGTGGGCGCGCCTCGGCCGGTGAGCAGGTCGACGTGAAGTCCAGCCCGGTCGACATGGTCACCGCGGTGGACCGCGCGTGCGAGGAGCTGGTCACGAGCCGGCTGCTCGGCGCCCGCCCGGAGGACGGGCTGCTGGGGGAGGAGGGCGGCGAGCGCACCGGCACCAGCCGGGTGCGCTGGGTCGTCGACCCCATCGACGGCACCACCAACTTCGTCTACGGCCTGCCCGCGTACGCGGTCTCCATCGCCGCCGAGGTCGACGGGCAGGTGGTGGCCGGCGTGGTGCTCAATGCGGCCACCGGCGAGCTGTTCTCGGCGACCGCCGGCGGTGGCGCGCACCTCACCGTTCCGGGTGCCGGCCCGGTGCGGCTGACCGGCAGCCGGCCGGCCTCACTGGACCGGGCGCTCATCGCGACCGGTTTCGGCTACCGCGCCGAGCAGCGCCGCGCCCAGGCCGCGGTGGTCGCCGGGCTGCTGCCGGAGGTCCGCGACATCCGGCGGCACGGCTCGGCCGCCCTCGACCTGTGCACCGTGGCCGCCGGCCGGGTCGACGCCTACTACGAGATGCACCTCAACCGCTGGGACTTCGCCGCGGGTGCGCTCGTCGCGGCCGAGGCCGGCGTGGTCGTCACCGGCCTGGTGGGGCAGCCGTTCGCCGAGCCCCTGGGGATCGCCGTGGCGCCGTCGGTGGCCGACGAGTTCCTCGCCCTGCTCACCCGGCTGCACCGCGTCGCAACATGA
- a CDS encoding LytR C-terminal domain-containing protein, with amino-acid sequence MSAPPTDRSAVRPWSGRRPIPPLVFLLVLALAALVVWWNVFDTEGELEEQEAEACASASAAPPSLDPTTVTLRVFNATDTGGLAQEVAASLQERGFVVEEIANDPTEREVTGVGELRHGPRGNEAAAYVALFVPGAGDFPDTRATATVDFVIGPEFTGLASPEDVEAALGAAASATAAC; translated from the coding sequence GTGAGCGCGCCGCCCACCGACCGATCCGCGGTCCGTCCCTGGAGCGGCCGCCGGCCGATCCCGCCGCTGGTCTTCCTGCTGGTGCTCGCACTGGCCGCGCTGGTCGTCTGGTGGAACGTCTTCGACACCGAGGGCGAACTCGAGGAGCAGGAGGCCGAGGCGTGCGCCAGCGCCTCGGCGGCACCGCCCTCGCTGGACCCGACCACGGTCACGCTGCGCGTCTTCAACGCCACCGACACCGGCGGCCTGGCCCAGGAGGTCGCCGCGTCGCTGCAGGAACGGGGCTTCGTCGTCGAGGAGATCGCCAACGACCCCACCGAGCGTGAGGTCACCGGCGTCGGCGAGCTGCGGCACGGGCCGCGCGGCAACGAGGCCGCCGCCTACGTCGCGCTGTTCGTCCCGGGCGCCGGCGACTTCCCCGACACCCGGGCCACCGCCACGGTCGACTTCGTGATCGGCCCGGAGTTCACCGGCCTCGCGTCACCGGAGGACGTCGAGGCCGCGCTCGGCGCCGCCGCCAGCGCGACCGCCGCCTGTTGA
- a CDS encoding phosphotransferase family protein encodes MSTPVGADPAVVGPYLASVLDDERWSSVRVDLIAAGMSNLTYVVTPEGGSDDDAVILRRPPTGAVLATAHDMAREHRVVSALGPTAVPVPRTLHLCTDTAVLGAPFYVMERVVGLHVVDRIPAGYADEPAQRRAIGEGLVDVLADLHAVDHEAVGLGDFGRPEGFMARQVRRWTQQWDATRDRERPGLDALAARLAQTVPTTQRDGIVHGDFRLDNCLLDPQTPGRIRAVLDWEMSTLGDPLADLGMLHVYWPQAGEDAVAGQSTVTALEGFPTRAEVAARYAERSSLDLSDLPWYVAFAYFKFAAIVAGIVARSAAGAMAGKDTAGYADRIDPCVERGRAALDDGAI; translated from the coding sequence GTGTCGACTCCCGTGGGTGCTGATCCGGCCGTCGTCGGGCCCTACCTGGCCTCCGTCCTCGACGACGAGCGGTGGTCCAGCGTCCGCGTCGATCTCATCGCGGCCGGCATGTCCAACCTCACCTACGTGGTGACCCCGGAGGGCGGGTCGGACGACGACGCGGTCATCCTCCGGCGGCCGCCGACCGGTGCCGTCCTCGCCACCGCGCACGACATGGCACGCGAGCACCGGGTGGTCTCCGCGCTGGGCCCGACCGCCGTCCCGGTGCCGCGGACGCTGCACCTGTGCACCGACACCGCCGTGCTCGGCGCGCCCTTCTACGTGATGGAGCGGGTGGTCGGCCTGCACGTCGTCGACCGGATCCCGGCCGGCTACGCCGACGAGCCGGCCCAGCGGCGGGCGATCGGCGAGGGCCTGGTCGACGTCCTGGCCGACCTGCACGCCGTCGACCACGAGGCGGTGGGGCTGGGCGACTTCGGGCGGCCGGAGGGCTTCATGGCCCGGCAGGTGCGCCGCTGGACCCAGCAGTGGGACGCCACCCGCGACCGCGAGCGGCCCGGCCTGGACGCCCTCGCCGCCCGCCTGGCGCAGACCGTCCCCACCACCCAGCGCGACGGGATCGTGCACGGCGACTTCCGGCTGGACAACTGCCTGCTCGACCCGCAGACCCCCGGCCGCATCCGGGCGGTGCTGGACTGGGAGATGTCGACCCTCGGTGACCCGCTCGCCGACCTGGGGATGCTGCACGTCTACTGGCCGCAGGCCGGGGAGGACGCCGTCGCGGGGCAGAGCACGGTGACCGCGCTCGAGGGCTTCCCGACCCGTGCGGAGGTCGCGGCGCGCTACGCCGAGCGCAGCAGCCTGGACCTCTCCGACCTGCCCTGGTACGTCGCCTTCGCCTACTTCAAGTTCGCCGCGATCGTCGCCGGGATCGTCGCCCGGTCGGCCGCCGGCGCCATGGCCGGCAAGGACACCGCCGGGTACGCCGACCGCATCGACCCGTGTGTCGAACGCGGACGCGCCGCGCTCGACGACGGTGCGATCTAG
- a CDS encoding DUF4193 domain-containing protein, producing the protein MATDYDAPRRNEADELGEDSLEELKARRAEAQSSSVDVDETDFNENLELPGADLSNEELTVRVLPKQEDEFTCSRCFLVQHRSRLAATKGDQLFCRDCAA; encoded by the coding sequence ATGGCCACCGACTACGACGCCCCGCGCCGCAACGAGGCCGACGAGCTCGGCGAGGACTCGCTCGAGGAGCTCAAGGCCCGCCGCGCCGAGGCGCAGTCCTCGTCGGTCGACGTCGACGAGACCGACTTCAACGAGAACCTCGAGCTCCCCGGCGCCGACCTGTCCAACGAGGAGCTGACCGTCCGCGTGCTGCCCAAGCAGGAGGACGAGTTCACCTGCTCGCGCTGCTTCCTGGTCCAGCACCGCAGCCGGCTGGCCGCCACCAAGGGCGACCAGCTGTTCTGCCGCGACTGCGCCGCCTGA
- the dut gene encoding dUTP diphosphatase — MPEPFLCAAPEVEVPVRLTSPEDAVPAYALPGDAGADLAIAEDLELAPFQRALVGTGVAVAIPEGYAGFVHPRSGLAHRLGLSLVNAPGTIDAGYRGEIKVNLVNLDPATPLTLRRGDRVAQLVVQPVVRARFVPVEQLPESARGAGGHGSTGGHAPVSAKGTD, encoded by the coding sequence GTGCCCGAGCCCTTCCTCTGCGCCGCCCCCGAGGTGGAGGTCCCGGTGCGGCTCACCTCCCCGGAGGACGCCGTCCCCGCCTACGCCCTGCCCGGCGACGCCGGGGCCGACCTGGCCATCGCCGAGGACCTCGAGCTGGCGCCGTTCCAGCGGGCACTGGTCGGCACCGGCGTCGCGGTCGCGATCCCCGAGGGCTACGCCGGGTTCGTCCACCCGCGCTCAGGCCTGGCCCACCGGCTGGGGCTGTCGCTGGTCAACGCCCCGGGCACCATCGACGCCGGCTACCGCGGGGAGATCAAGGTCAACCTGGTGAACCTCGACCCGGCGACGCCGCTGACGCTGCGCCGCGGCGACCGCGTCGCCCAGCTGGTGGTGCAGCCGGTCGTGCGGGCCCGCTTCGTACCCGTCGAGCAGCTGCCGGAGAGCGCGCGCGGGGCGGGGGGCCACGGGTCGACCGGCGGGCACGCTCCCGTCTCGGCGAAGGGAACCGACTGA
- a CDS encoding DUF3710 domain-containing protein, translating into MPFGRRRNRIDRSLRERGVPPEPQHKVREVEETTGPWDAAHAPDDGVARIDLGSLQVPAVPGTELRVDVNAQQKVIGATLRYGDSLLQVAVFAAPRAGGIWDDVRADLARSASGQGGSLREVDGPFGPELAGSVRVNPPAQPGQPAPAPVRRPARFVGVDGPRWFLRGMISGPAAERPEAAAALEQAFRQIVVVRGSSPMPVREPLPLTLPPQAAAQLAAQQAVRPPGSPPPAPPGA; encoded by the coding sequence ATGCCGTTCGGACGGCGACGCAACCGGATCGACCGCAGCCTGCGCGAGCGCGGGGTGCCGCCGGAGCCGCAGCACAAGGTCCGCGAGGTCGAGGAGACCACCGGGCCGTGGGACGCCGCCCACGCCCCCGACGACGGCGTCGCCCGCATCGACCTGGGCTCGCTGCAGGTGCCCGCGGTGCCGGGCACGGAGCTGCGGGTCGACGTCAACGCCCAGCAGAAGGTCATCGGCGCCACGCTGCGCTACGGCGACTCGCTGCTGCAGGTGGCGGTGTTCGCCGCGCCCCGGGCCGGCGGCATCTGGGACGACGTCCGCGCCGACCTCGCCCGCAGCGCCTCCGGCCAGGGCGGGTCGCTGCGCGAGGTCGACGGGCCCTTCGGCCCGGAGCTGGCCGGCTCCGTGCGGGTGAACCCGCCGGCGCAGCCCGGCCAGCCGGCCCCGGCGCCGGTGCGCCGCCCGGCGCGCTTCGTCGGCGTCGACGGGCCCCGCTGGTTCCTGCGGGGCATGATCAGCGGCCCCGCGGCGGAGCGCCCGGAAGCCGCCGCCGCGCTGGAGCAGGCGTTCCGGCAGATCGTCGTCGTCCGCGGGAGCTCGCCGATGCCGGTCCGGGAGCCGCTGCCGCTGACCCTGCCGCCGCAGGCCGCCGCACAGCTCGCCGCGCAGCAGGCCGTCCGCCCACCGGGGAGCCCGCCCCCCGCTCCGCCGGGCGCGTGA
- a CDS encoding alpha/beta hydrolase family protein, with protein sequence MRAVRTAYGPHPDQFVELTLPAVAGPAPVVVVLHGGFWRAAYGVELARPLAADLAAAGFAAVAVEYRRVGSGGGWPVTLEDVAAALDRLPELPGSGRLDLADVAVVGHSAGGHLAAWAAGRDRLPGGAPGAAPRVRVAAAVMQAGVLDLERAAAQRLGDGAVQDLLGAEPQQSPERYAAADPVRLVPPGIDVLCVHGTGDTTVPAEQSTRYAEAAAAQGVHVDVRLVPGDHMVLIDPAGEPWALVRDWLQSRAGGSRGGSTLGP encoded by the coding sequence GTGAGGGCCGTCCGCACCGCCTACGGGCCGCACCCCGACCAGTTCGTCGAGCTGACCCTGCCCGCGGTCGCCGGTCCGGCGCCGGTGGTGGTCGTGCTGCACGGCGGCTTCTGGCGGGCCGCGTACGGCGTCGAGCTGGCCCGGCCGCTCGCGGCCGACCTGGCCGCCGCCGGCTTCGCCGCCGTCGCGGTCGAGTACCGCCGGGTCGGCTCCGGCGGCGGCTGGCCGGTCACCCTCGAGGACGTCGCAGCGGCGCTGGACCGCCTGCCGGAGCTGCCCGGCAGCGGCCGGCTGGACCTCGCCGACGTCGCGGTCGTCGGGCACTCCGCCGGCGGCCACCTCGCCGCGTGGGCCGCCGGCCGCGACCGGCTCCCCGGGGGTGCGCCGGGCGCGGCGCCGCGGGTGCGGGTGGCCGCGGCCGTGATGCAGGCAGGGGTGCTCGACCTGGAGCGCGCCGCGGCGCAGCGGCTGGGCGACGGGGCGGTGCAGGACCTGCTTGGGGCCGAGCCGCAGCAGTCGCCGGAGCGCTACGCGGCGGCCGACCCGGTGCGGCTGGTCCCGCCCGGCATCGACGTGCTGTGCGTCCACGGCACCGGCGACACGACCGTCCCGGCCGAGCAGAGCACCCGCTACGCCGAGGCCGCCGCAGCGCAGGGCGTGCACGTCGACGTGCGGCTCGTGCCGGGTGACCACATGGTGCTCATCGACCCGGCAGGGGAGCCGTGGGCACTGGTCCGCGACTGGCTGCAGTCGCGCGCCGGAGGGAGCCGCGGCGGTTCTACGCTGGGTCCGTGA
- a CDS encoding OB-fold nucleic acid binding domain-containing protein — MTETRQSGWFARTLQRLTADDQTIDAENLRAGSASAGCEAVSACRKGAVVTVTGRLKSVVYTPRETVPTLEAELFDGSGSVTLVWLGRRRIPGIEPGRTLTAHGRFASFDGRQVIYNPRYELSAG; from the coding sequence GTGACGGAGACACGCCAGAGCGGCTGGTTCGCGCGGACGCTGCAGCGGCTGACCGCCGACGACCAGACCATCGACGCGGAGAACCTGCGAGCCGGGTCGGCGAGCGCCGGGTGCGAGGCGGTCAGCGCCTGCCGCAAGGGCGCCGTCGTCACCGTCACCGGCCGGCTCAAGTCGGTGGTCTACACCCCGCGGGAGACGGTGCCGACCCTGGAGGCGGAGCTCTTCGACGGCTCCGGCTCGGTCACCCTCGTGTGGCTCGGCCGGCGGCGGATCCCCGGCATCGAGCCCGGCCGCACGCTCACCGCGCACGGCCGTTTCGCCTCCTTCGACGGGCGGCAGGTCATCTACAACCCCCGGTACGAGCTGAGCGCCGGGTGA
- a CDS encoding DUF3159 domain-containing protein — protein sequence MTAAPEGDGRTGPARPEDHRPEDDAATGPRSVAFDRHLVLDQLGGWRGMLDATLPTVAFIVANSVAGLRAGIWAALGVAVLLFGLRLVRRESVQQAFSGLFGVAIAVAIAAASGQARDFFVPGLIRNAALGVVLIGSIAFRWPLVGVVAEFLAPSHLGAMASHTVPGLRRRIHRVNATLHHRPPPDPATGARPADPAPERHWREDPRMVRAYSWLTLMWGVVFLVRVAVQWVLYRADEVELLGTASLLLGLPVTAVEVVVTLWVVSRLHRHRAEAPQPGA from the coding sequence GTGACGGCTGCGCCCGAGGGGGACGGGCGAACCGGTCCGGCACGCCCGGAGGACCACCGCCCCGAGGACGACGCCGCGACCGGGCCGCGCAGCGTGGCCTTCGACCGGCACCTGGTGCTGGACCAGCTCGGCGGCTGGCGCGGCATGCTCGACGCCACGCTGCCCACCGTCGCGTTCATCGTGGCCAACTCCGTGGCCGGGCTGCGCGCCGGCATCTGGGCCGCCCTCGGCGTCGCCGTCCTGCTCTTCGGGCTGCGCCTGGTGCGCCGGGAGAGCGTGCAGCAGGCGTTCAGCGGCCTCTTCGGGGTCGCGATCGCGGTGGCCATCGCCGCCGCCTCGGGGCAGGCCCGCGACTTCTTCGTCCCCGGGCTGATCCGCAACGCCGCCCTCGGCGTGGTGCTGATCGGCTCGATCGCCTTCCGCTGGCCGCTGGTCGGCGTGGTCGCCGAGTTCCTCGCGCCCAGCCACCTGGGCGCGATGGCGTCGCACACGGTGCCGGGGCTGCGCCGCCGGATCCACCGGGTCAACGCCACGCTGCACCACCGGCCGCCGCCGGACCCCGCGACCGGCGCGCGCCCGGCCGACCCCGCGCCCGAGCGGCACTGGCGCGAGGACCCGCGCATGGTGCGCGCCTACTCCTGGCTGACGCTGATGTGGGGCGTCGTCTTCCTGGTGCGCGTCGCCGTGCAGTGGGTGCTCTACCGCGCCGACGAGGTCGAGCTGCTGGGCACGGCCTCGCTGCTGCTCGGCCTGCCGGTCACCGCCGTCGAGGTCGTGGTGACCCTGTGGGTGGTGTCCCGGCTGCACCGGCACCGCGCGGAAGCCCCGCAGCCGGGCGCCTGA
- a CDS encoding potassium channel family protein: protein MRVAIVGAGAVGRSIAGELLSNGHAVMLIEKDGRKVRTRAVPGAEWVQADACEVSSLEEAQLATCDVVVAATGDDKANLVVSLLAKTEFAVNRVVARVKDPRNEWLYTEAWGVDVAVSTPRVLAALVEEAVTVGDVVRLMSFRKGAANLVEITLDEDTPWAGKPLREVPLPRETVLTAVLRGDRVITPTPDEPLEVGDELLFVTHADVEEQLQQVLSPAP, encoded by the coding sequence ATGCGGGTCGCCATCGTGGGCGCGGGCGCTGTCGGGCGCTCGATCGCCGGGGAGCTGCTCTCCAACGGCCACGCTGTGATGCTCATCGAGAAGGACGGCCGCAAGGTCCGCACCCGGGCGGTGCCCGGCGCCGAGTGGGTGCAGGCCGACGCGTGCGAGGTCTCCTCCCTGGAGGAGGCGCAGCTGGCCACCTGCGACGTCGTCGTGGCCGCCACCGGCGACGACAAGGCCAACCTCGTCGTCTCGCTGCTGGCCAAGACCGAGTTCGCGGTCAACCGGGTCGTCGCCCGGGTCAAGGACCCGCGCAACGAGTGGCTCTACACCGAGGCCTGGGGCGTCGACGTCGCCGTGTCCACGCCGCGGGTGCTGGCCGCGCTGGTCGAGGAGGCGGTGACCGTCGGCGACGTCGTCCGGCTGATGAGCTTCCGCAAGGGCGCGGCCAACCTGGTCGAGATCACCCTCGACGAGGACACCCCCTGGGCGGGCAAGCCACTGCGCGAGGTGCCGCTGCCGCGGGAGACGGTGCTGACCGCCGTCCTGCGCGGCGACCGGGTGATCACCCCGACCCCCGACGAGCCGCTCGAGGTCGGCGACGAGCTGCTGTTCGTCACCCACGCCGATGTCGAGGAGCAGCTGCAGCAGGTGCTGTCCCCCGCCCCGTGA
- a CDS encoding potassium channel family protein produces the protein MHVVVMGCGRVGSAIARRLEEVGHSVAVIDQDPEAFRRLGPDFAGRQVTGLGFDRQTLLDAGIDSAGAFAAVSSGDNSNIISARVARETFGVQHVVARIYDSKRAEVYERMGIPSVATVPWTVNRLLRELLSVKVSELWREPTGQVLLMRVTVTEPWVGRRLADLEAASGARAAWLVRYGEAQLPNTATVLQDGDQLVVASTDAITQRVHEVVEQGPGGGGH, from the coding sequence GTGCACGTGGTCGTGATGGGCTGCGGCCGCGTCGGGTCGGCGATCGCCCGCCGGCTCGAGGAGGTCGGCCACAGCGTGGCCGTGATCGACCAGGACCCCGAGGCGTTCCGCCGGCTGGGTCCGGACTTCGCCGGCCGTCAGGTCACCGGCCTGGGCTTCGACCGCCAGACGCTGCTCGACGCCGGCATCGACTCCGCCGGCGCGTTCGCCGCGGTGAGCAGCGGCGACAACTCCAACATCATCAGCGCGCGGGTGGCGCGGGAGACCTTCGGCGTCCAGCACGTCGTGGCGCGCATCTACGACTCCAAGCGCGCCGAGGTCTACGAGCGGATGGGCATCCCCAGCGTCGCCACCGTCCCCTGGACGGTGAACCGGCTGCTGCGCGAGCTGCTCTCGGTCAAGGTCAGCGAGCTGTGGCGGGAGCCGACCGGGCAGGTGCTGCTCATGCGGGTCACGGTCACCGAGCCGTGGGTCGGCCGGCGGCTGGCCGACCTGGAGGCCGCGTCCGGGGCGCGGGCCGCGTGGCTGGTCCGCTACGGCGAGGCCCAGCTGCCCAACACCGCCACGGTGCTGCAGGACGGCGACCAGCTCGTGGTCGCCTCGACCGACGCGATCACCCAGCGGGTGCACGAGGTGGTCGAGCAGGGCCCCGGAGGAGGGGGACATTGA